One Streptomyces sp. SAI-135 DNA segment encodes these proteins:
- a CDS encoding LysE family translocator: MPTTLIAFLGACTLIAASPGPSTVLIIKQSLHSRRSGLLTVLGNETGVFLWGVVAALGLTALLTASEIAYDVMRIAGAVVLVAFGVQALRQARRAEKAGGDGGWESPGRTGLAVYRAGLLLNLANPKAAVFALSFLPQFVPEGAPHLPTMIGLAALWAVYEIGYYSLYVWFVGRLREVLSRAGVRRRLEQVSGGVLLLLGVRMALEG; this comes from the coding sequence ATGCCGACCACGCTCATCGCCTTCCTGGGGGCCTGCACCCTCATCGCCGCGTCACCCGGCCCGAGCACCGTGCTGATCATCAAGCAGTCCCTGCACAGCAGGCGCTCCGGCCTCCTGACCGTGCTCGGCAACGAGACCGGCGTGTTCCTCTGGGGCGTCGTCGCAGCCCTCGGCCTGACCGCGCTGCTGACGGCCTCCGAGATCGCCTACGACGTGATGCGGATCGCCGGTGCCGTCGTGCTCGTCGCCTTCGGCGTCCAGGCGCTGCGCCAGGCGCGCCGGGCCGAGAAGGCCGGCGGCGACGGCGGCTGGGAGAGCCCCGGCAGGACCGGCCTGGCCGTCTACCGCGCGGGACTGCTGCTCAACCTCGCCAATCCCAAGGCGGCCGTCTTCGCCCTGTCCTTCCTGCCGCAGTTCGTGCCCGAGGGGGCACCCCACCTGCCCACCATGATCGGGCTCGCCGCGCTCTGGGCGGTCTACGAGATCGGCTACTACAGCCTCTATGTGTGGTTCGTCGGCCGGCTGCGGGAGGTGCTGTCCCGCGCGGGCGTGCGCCGACGGCTGGAACAGGTCTCCGGGGGCGTCCTGCTGCTCCTCGGCGTCCGTATGGCCCTGGAGGGCTGA
- a CDS encoding aminopeptidase P family protein has product MTGTAAPFAADDYRARMERAARSAAEAGLAGLLVAPGPDLVWLTGYAPTAVTERLTLLVLAPGRDPVLVVPTLEAPDAARAAGASALTLRDWTDGKDPYAATAALLDTGGRFGISDNAWAMHLLGLQKALPGTAYASLTEALPMLRAVKDAAELELMAAAGAAADAAFEEVRKVPFGGRRESEVAADLADLLRRFGHSQVDFTIVASGPNGANPHHEAGERVIERGDMVVLDFGGLKDGYGSDTSRTVHVGEPTDEERRVHDVVRAAQEAGFRAVRPGVACQEVDRAARAVIADAGYGEYFVHRTGHGIGVTTHEPPYMIEGEEQLLVPGMCFSVEPGVYLPGRFGVRIEDIVTVTENGGRRLNDTTREMVIVD; this is encoded by the coding sequence ATGACCGGCACCGCAGCGCCCTTCGCCGCCGACGACTACAGGGCCCGCATGGAGCGCGCGGCACGGTCGGCCGCCGAGGCCGGGCTCGCCGGACTCCTCGTGGCCCCCGGCCCCGACCTGGTGTGGCTCACCGGCTACGCGCCCACCGCCGTCACAGAACGGCTGACCCTGCTGGTCCTCGCCCCCGGACGGGACCCCGTCCTGGTCGTGCCCACCCTGGAGGCCCCGGACGCCGCCAGGGCCGCCGGCGCGAGCGCCCTGACCCTGCGGGACTGGACCGACGGCAAGGACCCCTACGCCGCCACCGCCGCCCTCCTGGACACCGGCGGCCGGTTCGGCATCAGCGACAACGCCTGGGCCATGCACCTGCTGGGCCTCCAGAAGGCCCTGCCCGGCACGGCGTACGCCTCCCTCACCGAGGCCCTGCCGATGCTCCGCGCCGTCAAGGACGCGGCGGAGCTGGAGCTGATGGCCGCCGCGGGAGCGGCCGCCGACGCGGCCTTCGAGGAGGTCCGGAAGGTGCCCTTCGGTGGCCGCCGGGAGTCCGAGGTGGCCGCCGACCTCGCCGACCTGCTGCGCCGCTTCGGCCACTCCCAGGTCGACTTCACCATCGTCGCCTCGGGCCCCAACGGCGCCAACCCGCACCACGAGGCGGGGGAGCGGGTCATCGAACGCGGCGACATGGTCGTCCTCGACTTCGGCGGCCTCAAGGACGGCTACGGCTCCGACACTTCCCGCACGGTCCATGTCGGCGAACCCACCGACGAGGAACGCCGGGTGCACGACGTCGTGCGCGCGGCGCAGGAGGCGGGCTTCAGGGCGGTCCGGCCCGGCGTGGCCTGCCAGGAGGTCGACCGGGCGGCCCGCGCGGTCATCGCCGACGCCGGGTACGGCGAGTACTTCGTCCACCGCACCGGGCACGGCATCGGCGTCACCACGCACGAACCGCCGTACATGATCGAGGGCGAGGAACAACTGCTGGTCCCGGGCATGTGCTTCTCCGTGGAACCCGGTGTCTATCTGCCGGGCCGTTTCGGGGTACGCATCGAGGACATCGTCACGGTCACCGAGAACGGCGGCCGCAGGCTCAACGACACCACCCGCGAGATGGTCATAGTGGACTGA
- a CDS encoding aminoglycoside phosphotransferase family protein: MTQAPTPTADTVRRLVRSLLKDGTSDAGGPEVRPVAESGQTTWWVGTRHVLRLAADREATTRRRRELRLRELVRPHVPVAVPTSVAQGEWAPGLAYTLDTKVPGGSAEEHDVSAVGEADLAGLLTGLREVPVRQAEALGVPRVAPRSLEALRREAGRAAEVLRAADEFDPARLQQLTSPAAVQLAAQPGGAVLVHHALTGEHLVISADGRVRGVLDWTGTVVGDPAEDIAGLALAVGSPAAVRAATLAGYGARPCLRGLWLARCDTAIRLAAGLEGRAPEPLPLLRTRLRRAWEAILLERVTELRDEETDDAEL, from the coding sequence ATGACCCAGGCACCGACACCCACCGCGGACACGGTCCGCCGGCTGGTCCGTTCCCTGCTCAAGGACGGCACGTCCGACGCGGGCGGGCCCGAGGTCCGGCCCGTCGCCGAGAGCGGGCAGACCACCTGGTGGGTCGGCACCCGCCATGTCCTGCGCCTCGCCGCCGACCGCGAGGCCACCACCCGCAGACGCCGTGAGCTGCGGCTGCGCGAGCTGGTCCGCCCGCACGTGCCGGTCGCGGTGCCGACCAGCGTGGCGCAGGGCGAATGGGCACCCGGACTGGCCTACACGCTCGACACCAAGGTGCCCGGCGGCTCGGCGGAGGAGCACGACGTGTCCGCCGTCGGCGAGGCCGACCTGGCCGGCCTGCTCACCGGGCTGCGCGAGGTGCCGGTACGGCAGGCCGAGGCGCTCGGCGTCCCCCGCGTGGCCCCGCGCTCCCTGGAGGCGCTGCGCCGGGAGGCCGGCCGGGCCGCCGAAGTCCTGCGTGCGGCCGACGAGTTCGACCCGGCCCGGCTCCAGCAGCTCACCTCGCCGGCCGCGGTCCAGCTCGCCGCGCAGCCCGGTGGCGCGGTCCTCGTGCACCATGCCCTGACCGGCGAACACCTCGTGATCAGCGCCGACGGCAGGGTGCGCGGCGTCCTCGACTGGACCGGCACGGTCGTCGGCGACCCCGCCGAGGACATCGCGGGCCTCGCGCTCGCCGTCGGCTCGCCCGCCGCCGTCCGCGCCGCCACCCTGGCCGGGTACGGCGCCCGTCCCTGCCTGCGCGGACTGTGGCTCGCCCGCTGCGACACCGCGATCCGCCTCGCCGCGGGCCTGGAGGGCCGCGCCCCGGAGCCCCTGCCCCTGCTGCGCACCCGGCTGCGGCGCGCCTGGGAGGCGATCCTGCTGGAACGCGTCACCGAGCTGCGGGACGAGGAGACCGACGACGCGGAGTTGTAG
- the treZ gene encoding malto-oligosyltrehalose trehalohydrolase translates to MQFEVWAPQAGRVTLHCGGATHALERDPERSGWWWGEAEAGDGTRYGFALDDGPVLPDPRSRRQPDGPDGLSAVVEHERYTWRTRWAGRPLPGAVLYELHVGTYTSEGTLDAAAARLDHLVELGVTHVELMPLCPFPGRHGWGYEGVSLWAVHEPYGGPEALKRFVDRAHEAGLGVVLDVVHNHLGPSGNYLPAFGPYFTDTHHTPWGSAVNLDAPGSDEVRAYLLGSALSWLRDYRIDGLRLDAVHALADTRACHFLEELSTAVDALADELGRPLFLIAESDLNDPRLITPRAQGGLGLHAQWNDDFHHALHTALTGESQGYYADFARAPLASLAKTLTGGYFHDGTWSSFRGRSHGRPLDRTRTAGHRLLGYSQTHDQVGNRAQGDRLAASLSPGLAACAAALVLTSPFTPMLFMGEEWAASTPWQFFTDHTDPELAEAVRRGRRREFAEYGWAEEDVPDPQDPATRDRSCLDWSELEREPHARVLAWYRRLLALRHEQPDLTDPDLADTKVAFDADRRWLAFRRGDVRVAVNLAKSPAAIPLGPREARVLAAWEPVDAPGADGVLHVPGESCVVLLQG, encoded by the coding sequence GTGCAGTTCGAGGTGTGGGCACCGCAGGCCGGCCGTGTGACGCTCCATTGCGGGGGCGCCACGCACGCGTTGGAGCGCGATCCGGAGCGCTCGGGATGGTGGTGGGGCGAGGCGGAGGCCGGGGACGGCACCCGGTACGGCTTCGCACTGGACGACGGCCCGGTGCTGCCCGACCCGCGCTCGCGCCGTCAGCCGGACGGCCCGGACGGGCTCAGCGCCGTCGTCGAGCACGAGCGGTACACGTGGCGCACGCGGTGGGCGGGCCGGCCACTGCCGGGCGCGGTCCTCTACGAGCTGCACGTGGGCACCTACACCTCCGAGGGCACCCTGGACGCGGCCGCCGCCCGGCTCGACCACCTCGTCGAACTCGGCGTCACCCACGTGGAGTTGATGCCCCTGTGCCCCTTCCCCGGACGGCACGGCTGGGGCTACGAGGGCGTCTCCCTGTGGGCGGTGCACGAGCCCTACGGCGGTCCCGAGGCCCTGAAGCGCTTCGTCGACCGGGCGCACGAGGCGGGCCTCGGTGTCGTCCTGGACGTGGTGCACAACCACCTGGGCCCGTCGGGCAACTACCTGCCCGCCTTCGGGCCGTACTTCACGGACACGCACCACACTCCCTGGGGCTCCGCGGTCAACCTGGACGCTCCCGGCTCCGACGAGGTGCGCGCGTACCTGCTGGGCAGCGCGCTGTCCTGGCTGCGGGACTACCGGATCGACGGACTGCGCCTGGACGCCGTGCACGCGCTCGCCGACACGCGCGCGTGCCACTTCCTGGAGGAGCTGTCCACGGCGGTCGACGCCCTCGCCGACGAACTGGGGCGGCCGCTGTTCCTCATCGCCGAGTCGGACCTCAACGACCCACGGCTCATCACACCCCGCGCCCAGGGCGGTCTCGGGCTGCACGCGCAGTGGAACGACGACTTCCACCACGCCCTGCACACCGCGCTGACCGGCGAGTCCCAGGGCTACTACGCCGACTTCGCCAGGGCGCCCCTGGCCTCGCTCGCCAAGACGCTCACCGGCGGCTACTTCCACGACGGCACCTGGTCCAGTTTCCGCGGCCGCAGCCACGGGCGTCCGCTGGACCGTACGCGCACGGCGGGGCACCGGCTGCTCGGGTACTCCCAGACCCACGACCAGGTCGGCAACCGCGCCCAGGGCGACCGTCTTGCGGCCTCCCTCTCCCCCGGCCTGGCGGCCTGTGCGGCGGCGCTCGTGCTGACCTCGCCCTTCACCCCCATGCTGTTCATGGGTGAGGAGTGGGCGGCGAGCACGCCCTGGCAGTTCTTCACGGACCACACCGACCCCGAGCTCGCCGAGGCCGTACGCCGGGGCAGGCGGCGGGAGTTCGCGGAGTACGGCTGGGCCGAGGAGGACGTGCCCGACCCGCAGGACCCGGCGACCCGCGACCGCTCCTGCCTGGACTGGTCCGAGCTCGAACGCGAACCCCACGCGCGCGTGCTCGCCTGGTACCGCCGGCTCCTCGCCCTGCGGCACGAGCAGCCCGACCTCACCGATCCCGACCTGGCCGACACCAAGGTCGCCTTCGACGCGGACCGGCGCTGGCTCGCCTTCCGCCGCGGGGACGTCCGGGTGGCCGTGAACCTCGCGAAGTCACCGGCGGCCATCCCCCTGGGCCCGCGCGAGGCCCGTGTCCTGGCGGCCTGGGAGCCGGTGGACGCGCCGGGCGCGGACGGGGTGCTGCACGTGCCCGGGGAGTCGTGCGTGGTGCTGCTGCAGGGCTGA
- a CDS encoding DUF1707 and FHA domain-containing protein: MTSSFEFNTYPARLSDAERDKVLKVLRDGVAMGRLSHDTFVRRMELALVARRSDELAVLTADLPQESRVSRLVFGTVEAVSGFTVRLRRAWQAERLPKLLLPHPGSGHALRIGRDPANGLRLTHETVSRVHAELSRQGGMWVLRDLGSTNGTTVNGRRVIGAAVVREGDQVGFGRMAFRLAAD; this comes from the coding sequence GTGACGTCGTCCTTCGAGTTCAACACGTACCCCGCGCGGCTGTCCGACGCGGAGCGCGACAAGGTGCTGAAGGTGCTCCGTGACGGCGTCGCCATGGGCCGCCTGTCGCACGACACGTTCGTGCGCCGGATGGAACTGGCCCTCGTCGCGCGCCGGTCCGACGAACTCGCCGTGCTCACCGCGGACCTGCCCCAGGAGAGCCGCGTCTCCCGGCTGGTGTTCGGCACCGTCGAGGCCGTCTCCGGCTTCACCGTGCGGCTGCGCAGGGCGTGGCAGGCCGAGCGCCTGCCCAAGCTGCTGCTGCCGCACCCCGGCAGCGGGCACGCGCTGCGCATCGGCCGCGATCCGGCGAACGGCCTGCGGCTGACCCACGAGACCGTCTCCCGCGTGCACGCCGAACTCAGCCGCCAGGGCGGCATGTGGGTCCTGCGCGACCTCGGCTCCACGAACGGCACCACGGTCAACGGCCGACGGGTCATCGGCGCCGCCGTGGTCCGCGAGGGCGATCAGGTCGGGTTCGGCCGGATGGCCTTCCGGCTCGCAGCCGACTGA
- a CDS encoding M14 family zinc carboxypeptidase, which yields MWRCALPPLLRYPTVDELGARAAALVARHPADARLRRAGTSRAGTPLWLLSVGHGSRQALVVAGPHANEPVGGGTALRLAERALADPRLTVGADATWNLLLCLDPDGLRRNEGWLRGPYSLGRYFRNFFRPGFGEQPEWLPDGAEAAALPETRTLLALQDELRPFLQCSLHGVDVGGGFVELTQDLPGLARRVAHTASRLRIPRELGPYDTLYWPSLGPAVYRIPPPRRGDLAAAITEAAVESTWYHPHRYGTVTAVVEAPMWGVAGVEDGGTPADAAAVLRTVSHTLRRDARLLEDVLTRIRPHVSAAPDAARLLAPVEDYLLVCPGLADAWDPDVHDGGRPMPPLNVGHLAALRIAGRRLALRTAGLLHQLVTRAGADPVGALPELDRLVDLWCADYRDGCGARWIPVPRQIEYQSRVVLAAFELAAREVPARSRSGEPGWGSGAAVPMHRE from the coding sequence TTGTGGAGGTGTGCCCTGCCGCCCCTCCTCCGCTACCCGACCGTCGACGAGCTCGGCGCGCGGGCCGCGGCGCTCGTCGCCCGCCATCCGGCGGACGCCCGGCTGCGCCGCGCCGGCACCTCCCGCGCGGGCACCCCCCTGTGGCTGCTCTCCGTCGGCCACGGCAGCCGCCAGGCCCTCGTGGTCGCGGGCCCGCACGCCAACGAACCCGTCGGCGGCGGCACCGCCCTCAGACTCGCCGAACGCGCCCTGGCCGACCCCCGGCTCACCGTCGGGGCCGACGCCACCTGGAACCTGCTGCTCTGCCTCGACCCCGACGGCCTGCGCCGCAACGAGGGCTGGCTGCGCGGCCCGTACTCCCTCGGCCGCTACTTCCGCAACTTCTTCCGGCCCGGCTTCGGCGAACAGCCCGAGTGGCTGCCCGACGGCGCGGAGGCCGCCGCACTGCCGGAGACCCGCACCCTGCTCGCGCTCCAGGACGAACTGCGGCCCTTTCTCCAGTGCTCCCTGCACGGGGTCGACGTGGGCGGCGGCTTCGTAGAGCTCACCCAGGACCTGCCCGGCCTCGCCCGGCGCGTCGCCCACACCGCGTCCCGGCTGCGCATCCCGCGCGAGCTCGGCCCGTACGACACCCTCTACTGGCCGAGCCTCGGCCCCGCCGTCTACCGGATCCCGCCACCGCGCCGCGGCGACCTGGCCGCCGCCATCACCGAGGCCGCCGTCGAGTCGACCTGGTACCACCCGCACCGGTACGGCACCGTGACCGCCGTCGTCGAGGCGCCCATGTGGGGCGTGGCCGGTGTGGAGGACGGCGGCACCCCCGCCGACGCGGCCGCCGTGCTGCGCACCGTCAGCCACACACTGCGCCGCGACGCGCGACTCCTCGAGGACGTCCTTACGCGGATCCGCCCGCATGTCTCGGCCGCCCCCGACGCGGCCCGGCTGCTCGCCCCGGTCGAGGACTATTTACTGGTCTGCCCCGGACTCGCCGACGCCTGGGACCCCGACGTCCACGACGGCGGCCGCCCGATGCCCCCGCTCAACGTCGGCCACCTGGCCGCACTGCGCATCGCCGGACGGCGCCTCGCCCTGCGTACGGCCGGTCTGCTGCACCAGCTGGTGACCCGCGCGGGCGCCGACCCGGTCGGAGCGCTGCCGGAACTGGACCGGCTCGTCGACCTGTGGTGCGCCGACTACCGCGACGGCTGCGGGGCGCGCTGGATCCCGGTCCCGCGCCAGATCGAGTACCAGTCCCGGGTGGTGCTCGCCGCCTTCGAACTCGCCGCTCGGGAGGTGCCCGCCCGCTCCCGTTCGGGTGAGCCGGGCTGGGGATCCGGGGCCGCCGTGCCGATGCATCGGGAATGA
- a CDS encoding SSI family serine proteinase inhibitor → MTYTSSATAVRRAAHLALTAAALLLAAASPATAGSFAGGDHLYLTVTTGDGRSSDTRGTLLLCDPPQGHGRAAEACAQLDSVGGDIDALAPADVYCPMLYAPVTARAGGQWNGRPVEYRRTFSNPCVLRARTGAVFALDG, encoded by the coding sequence ATGACGTACACCAGCTCAGCGACAGCGGTACGGCGAGCGGCACACCTGGCTCTGACGGCGGCCGCCCTGCTCCTGGCCGCCGCGTCCCCCGCGACGGCCGGGTCCTTCGCCGGCGGCGACCACCTCTACCTCACGGTGACCACAGGCGACGGCCGCTCCAGCGACACACGCGGCACCCTCCTGCTGTGCGACCCGCCCCAGGGGCACGGCCGCGCGGCCGAGGCCTGCGCGCAACTGGACTCCGTCGGCGGCGACATCGACGCACTCGCGCCCGCGGACGTCTACTGCCCGATGCTCTACGCGCCGGTCACGGCACGGGCCGGTGGGCAGTGGAACGGGCGCCCGGTCGAGTACCGGCGGACCTTCTCGAACCCCTGTGTGCTGAGGGCCCGGACCGGGGCGGTCTTCGCCCTCGACGGCTGA
- a CDS encoding M14 family zinc carboxypeptidase yields MSLLPELRYPTVTELVRSARALTARRPGVCRLRQVGVSRAGRPLHVLSIGQSGRAVLVVAGAHANEPTGGPAALAVARRVLAEPELRADTSWHFLLCADPDGASLHVTPAPRSLLDYHLGFFRPAGAEQPEWAPAMLPPDRLPPETRALTRLIDEVRPYVQVSLHATDLGGSWVQLTKDVPGIAEPFAKSAVELHIPVETGASDAAGWPASGPGVHVMPAPGAGAAYPSMPDDARLSTWYHAHRHGGLTAVVEVPMWASDLVDDPARHPAPAAAMRWLAGRLLRQSRAVDRVLADALPRLTGAEGPLLRAATWCLELVPGLAADWISTRPADDTRAYIGSVDAFSRRLPLRAAAMLLRVLRDADDRAAPRLERLVEEWSVSFAERFGARWVPLEHQVEHQARTVVTVALHARERAR; encoded by the coding sequence GTGAGTCTCCTGCCGGAGCTGCGCTACCCCACGGTGACCGAACTGGTCCGGTCCGCGCGGGCGTTGACCGCGCGCCGGCCCGGTGTCTGCCGGCTGCGGCAGGTGGGTGTCTCGCGCGCGGGCAGACCCCTCCACGTGCTGTCGATCGGCCAGTCCGGCAGGGCCGTCCTGGTGGTCGCGGGCGCCCACGCGAACGAGCCGACCGGCGGCCCGGCCGCTCTGGCGGTGGCCCGACGGGTGCTGGCCGAGCCGGAGTTGCGGGCGGACACGTCCTGGCACTTCCTGCTGTGCGCGGATCCCGACGGGGCGAGTCTGCACGTCACCCCGGCGCCGCGCAGTCTCCTCGACTACCACCTCGGCTTCTTCCGGCCGGCCGGGGCGGAGCAGCCGGAGTGGGCACCCGCGATGCTCCCGCCGGACCGGTTGCCGCCCGAGACCCGAGCCCTGACCCGGCTGATAGACGAGGTGCGGCCCTACGTCCAGGTGAGCTTGCACGCCACGGATCTGGGCGGCAGTTGGGTGCAGTTGACGAAGGACGTGCCGGGGATCGCCGAGCCGTTCGCCAAGTCGGCCGTGGAGCTGCACATTCCGGTGGAGACCGGCGCCTCGGACGCGGCGGGCTGGCCGGCGTCCGGGCCCGGGGTGCATGTGATGCCGGCGCCGGGCGCGGGGGCGGCGTACCCGAGCATGCCGGACGACGCGCGGCTCAGCACCTGGTACCACGCGCACCGCCACGGCGGTCTGACGGCGGTGGTCGAGGTGCCGATGTGGGCGAGCGACCTGGTGGACGATCCGGCCCGGCATCCGGCGCCGGCGGCGGCGATGCGGTGGCTGGCGGGGCGGCTGCTGCGCCAGTCGCGGGCGGTGGACCGGGTGCTGGCGGACGCGCTGCCGCGCCTGACGGGCGCCGAGGGACCGCTGCTGCGGGCCGCCACCTGGTGCCTGGAACTGGTGCCGGGGCTGGCCGCGGACTGGATCAGCACCCGGCCCGCCGACGACACCAGGGCGTACATCGGCAGTGTGGACGCGTTCTCCCGTCGGCTGCCGCTGCGTGCCGCGGCCATGCTGCTGCGGGTCCTGCGGGACGCCGACGACCGCGCGGCCCCGCGTCTGGAACGGCTCGTCGAGGAGTGGAGCGTCTCCTTCGCGGAACGTTTCGGGGCCCGCTGGGTGCCGTTGGAGCACCAGGTCGAGCACCAGGCCCGTACGGTCGTGACGGTGGCGCTGCACGCGCGTGAGCGGGCCCGCTGA
- the treY gene encoding malto-oligosyltrehalose synthase has product MTPERPDPSVPTATYRLQLQPEFPFAAAAEAVPYLASLGVSHLHLSPVLESVPGSRHGYDVVDHARVRAELGGEDGLRALSRTAREHGLGLVADIVPNHMAMDPRHNRALWEVLREGPKSPYARWFDIDWEAQGGQVLLPVLGGPVGGELGNLTVDGEVLRYYDHVFPLREGTGDLPLPQLLDAQWYRPVWWRLARTELNYRRFFSISELIGVRVEDPEVFEATHAKILQLLHEGVVDGLRVDHPDGLADPDTYLQRLHEATGGRWTIVEKILADGEQLPAAWPVAGTTGYDALRHIDGLFTDPAGFGELLGQYRRFAAPQTDRGGDWAATARRAAYKVITHELATETDRLTRVAARVCATSPEPALRDRAPWALRTALQELLVRMEVYRPYGSTDAASVVTEEAAAEARLAFVVPEEAGAVDVVRDLVLGRAGAGPDQVEFRTRFAQTASALRAKSVEDTAFYRYVPLLSATEVGGNPGSPAVSPEEFHAYCTRVQRDWPLTGTVVSTHDTKRSADVRAALAVLTECPAWWADTLAEVTRAGEGVPDAQLAWAAWQTVFGLGPAAPERVRGALLKHVREAGLYTSWTEQEPAYEEAVAEFVAAGPCGPQSEQVAALRTRLEPHIRANELGTALVQLTMPGVPDVYQGTEGRYLALVDPDNRRPVRFPPEDAGDKGALTSAALRLRRRRPDVFGDAATYTPLAAQGPSTAHCLAFTRSGEVLTAVTRLSLRLAEAGGWRETVLPLPPGVWRDVLVPEREFSGHARVAELLGESPVALLERVATD; this is encoded by the coding sequence ATGACACCTGAGCGACCCGACCCGTCGGTGCCGACGGCCACGTACCGGCTGCAGCTGCAGCCCGAGTTCCCGTTCGCGGCGGCGGCGGAGGCCGTGCCGTATCTGGCCTCGCTGGGCGTCTCGCATCTGCACCTGTCCCCCGTCCTCGAGTCCGTCCCCGGTTCGCGGCATGGCTACGACGTCGTGGACCACGCGCGCGTGCGCGCGGAACTGGGCGGTGAGGACGGCCTGCGAGCCCTGTCGCGCACCGCCCGGGAGCACGGGCTCGGGCTGGTGGCGGACATCGTGCCGAACCACATGGCGATGGACCCGCGCCACAACCGCGCCCTGTGGGAGGTCCTGCGGGAGGGGCCGAAGTCGCCGTACGCGCGGTGGTTCGACATCGACTGGGAGGCACAGGGCGGCCAGGTGCTGCTGCCGGTGCTGGGGGGTCCGGTCGGCGGGGAGCTCGGCAACCTCACGGTGGACGGCGAGGTGCTGCGCTACTACGACCATGTGTTCCCGCTCCGCGAAGGCACCGGGGACCTGCCCCTGCCGCAGCTCCTGGACGCGCAGTGGTACCGGCCGGTGTGGTGGCGGCTGGCCCGCACGGAGCTCAACTACCGGCGTTTCTTCAGCATCTCGGAGCTGATCGGGGTGCGGGTCGAGGACCCGGAGGTGTTCGAGGCCACCCACGCCAAGATCCTCCAGCTGCTGCACGAGGGGGTGGTGGACGGGCTGCGGGTCGACCACCCCGACGGCCTCGCCGACCCCGACACGTACCTCCAGCGGCTGCACGAGGCCACCGGCGGGCGCTGGACGATCGTGGAGAAGATCCTCGCCGACGGCGAGCAGCTCCCTGCGGCCTGGCCCGTGGCCGGCACCACGGGGTACGACGCCCTGCGGCACATCGACGGGCTGTTCACGGATCCGGCCGGGTTCGGTGAACTCCTAGGCCAGTACCGCCGGTTCGCGGCCCCGCAGACCGACCGGGGCGGTGACTGGGCGGCGACGGCGCGCCGGGCGGCGTACAAGGTCATCACGCACGAGCTGGCCACCGAGACCGACCGGCTGACCCGGGTGGCGGCACGCGTGTGTGCCACGTCCCCGGAGCCCGCCCTGCGCGACCGCGCGCCCTGGGCGCTGCGCACCGCGCTCCAGGAACTGCTGGTGCGGATGGAGGTCTACCGGCCCTACGGCTCCACGGACGCCGCCTCGGTCGTCACCGAGGAGGCCGCGGCCGAGGCCCGGCTCGCCTTCGTGGTCCCCGAGGAGGCGGGCGCCGTCGACGTCGTACGGGATCTGGTGCTGGGGCGGGCCGGTGCCGGGCCGGACCAGGTGGAGTTCCGCACCCGGTTCGCGCAGACGGCGTCGGCGCTGCGGGCCAAGTCCGTGGAGGACACGGCGTTCTACCGGTACGTACCACTGCTGTCGGCGACCGAGGTGGGCGGGAACCCCGGGAGTCCGGCCGTCTCGCCCGAGGAGTTCCACGCCTACTGCACGCGCGTGCAGCGCGACTGGCCGCTGACGGGGACCGTGGTGTCGACGCACGACACCAAGCGCAGCGCCGATGTGCGCGCGGCCCTGGCCGTGCTCACCGAGTGCCCCGCGTGGTGGGCAGACACGCTGGCCGAGGTGACCCGCGCCGGCGAGGGCGTGCCGGACGCACAGCTGGCGTGGGCGGCCTGGCAGACGGTGTTCGGGCTCGGTCCCGCGGCGCCCGAGCGGGTGCGCGGGGCGCTGCTGAAGCATGTGCGCGAGGCGGGCCTGTACACGAGCTGGACGGAGCAGGAGCCGGCGTACGAGGAGGCGGTGGCGGAGTTCGTCGCGGCGGGGCCGTGCGGGCCGCAGAGCGAGCAGGTGGCCGCGTTGCGCACCCGCCTCGAACCGCACATCCGGGCGAACGAGCTGGGCACGGCCCTGGTGCAGCTGACGATGCCCGGGGTGCCGGACGTGTACCAGGGCACGGAAGGCCGGTATCTGGCGCTGGTCGACCCCGACAACCGGCGGCCGGTGCGGTTCCCGCCGGAGGATGCCGGCGACAAGGGGGCGCTCACCTCGGCGGCGCTGCGGCTGCGCCGTCGCCGGCCGGACGTCTTCGGGGACGCGGCGACGTACACACCGCTGGCGGCACAGGGGCCCTCGACGGCGCACTGTCTGGCGTTCACGCGCTCCGGGGAGGTGCTCACCGCGGTGACCCGGCTGTCGCTGCGGCTGGCGGAGGCGGGCGGCTGGCGGGAGACGGTGCTGCCGCTGCCGCCGGGCGTGTGGCGCGACGTGCTGGTGCCGGAGCGGGAGTTCTCCGGGCACGCGCGCGTGGCGGAGCTTCTGGGCGAGTCGCCGGTGGCGCTGCTGGAGCGGGTCGCCACCGACTGA